The Loxodonta africana isolate mLoxAfr1 chromosome 18, mLoxAfr1.hap2, whole genome shotgun sequence genome includes the window aagaactggctgGTGCCCGGCTACGATTACTgcatattttgatcaaagataccATATTAGAATCCTGAtctaaagggggaaaatgcagatcagaattccaaattctcatggactccagacttcctagtGCCATGGAGGATGGATGAACCGCTGAAACTAATatcctgagataacctttaaaccttaaaccaaaaatatcccttgaagtcttcttaaaaccaaattaatagtttagcttaattagtaaaaagtgtctgccttgagcattatgctcttttaagaaccatttatatgggatcaaactgaccatagcaactcgaaagattagacaggaatcttaggaggcagtgagtttatgttaatgcgggaggaacaactcagaaaaggaggatgagaacggttgcacaacttggaagaatgtaatcagtgtcactaaattgtacatgcagaacctgttgaattggtgtgtgccttgttgtgtatactctcaacaataATAAGACAAAGCCCAGATGGCAACCAACAGTAGCCGCCTCTGCTGGGAGCCGCCAGGAGATGGTGTCAGTGAAGCGCGTGGATAAAGCAGAGACCTAGACAGCAATGCCACGCGCTACTAGAGCCTCACACACAGCCTTCCTCCAACCCGGAGAGCTctgcacatctttcttgattcAACCTCAAGTCTGTGCCCCCAGGACTGCTAGGAAACTTCTACTTGCGGAGGGCGATCGAGCGGCCCTGTGAGTTCCACTTCGTCTCCCTCCCTCTGTGCCAGGGCAGTCTAGCGGTGGGGAGCTCCAGTCAGGCCCACAGCCGGTTCAGGATGTCTGGGACGTGTACGAAGAGAGAGAAGGCCACGAGAGCAGGGACGTGCTGTGTTTCCCCAACCCAGAGCCATCAACGGTGCATCGAGCCCCACTCTGCTCATGCCTGGCCTGACCTTTGGGCCCAACATCTTTGCCGTTCCTGGAACCACCAGGTCAGGAAGAGCACTTGGAAGGAGGCACAGAACAGGAAAGGGGTGAAAACAGGCCTGCAGGGTGGGCTGCTGAGGAACAGGGGGCCTGGCGCCAGCTCTGCCCTTGCCACATAACGTGGGTGTGAAATGCAGAAAGATCGCCTGAACTGGGAGCCCCTGGGCCTGAAGACAGCCTCCTCATCTGAAGGGGCACCTGCTCCATCGGCCATGCCCACAGTCCCCAACATCATTCTGAACAGTCACCAGACTGTCATCGCTTCCCGAGGACTGTGAGCCCCTCCTTCCCCAGCAGGTACCTCATCAATCTCactgcccccgccccccacctcaGTCCAGCCACACTGTCCCCATCGTTGCTCTTCAAGCCAATTGTGGTCTTGGGGCATCACACTTTTGTTCCCTCCACTGGGAACATTCTCGTCCCAGGTGTGGGTGTGGCCAGCTCCTCTCCTCACACAGGTCTCTGCTCACTGGTCACCTACGGGGAGAGGCCTCCCTGGCCCCCAGCCAGCAGCCCCCATCAGGCCTTCCTCGCCACCCTGCTCACTGTCTGACGTGATGTGTCTGCTGGTCTTCTGCTTCCCACTGCACCCAAGATTCAGGAGGACAGCAAGCTGCTGTCTTGCCCCGTGACCTAGTGCCAGGGGTGTggtggtgcctggcacacagtaggtacttagCAAATAActattcaaataaaaataagtaagatAACTAGGGGAGTGGTTAagggatcagctgctaaccacaaagtcagcagtttgaatccaccagccacaccttagAAACcctgcggcagttctactctgtcctatagagtcacctatgagtcagaatccacttggttTTAAGATAAATTAAACGAGGGTAATAATCTCTTccaacaaatgaaaataaaattcaacatGAAAAAGCGTTGACCTTCTAAAGCAGACACTCATAACACATTTCAGGCCTTCTTTGAGGATCTAAGAAAAATTCAAACTTATGTACCCTTTCTTGCCCCCCATAACCATTCACAGTGTCTTCCAGAGGGTTCTCAGCCCCTATAAGCACAAAGCAGGGACAGCCCTCAGGTGAATTCGCATTCTCTGTCCAATGCCGGACCAGCTCGTGGAAGCTCCCAGGGGCCTATAGGCTGGCACCGCCCCCAGGACACCTGCCCAGGGGACCCCAGGTAAACAAGGCAGGGCTGCCACACCCCTCCTCAGCTCCCCTCTGGGCACCGTGCCAGGCCGCCTGTCGGGAAGGCGTCAGAAGCAGTGGtattctcacaatcattaacaGAGCTCCCTGCCAGCATGAGTCACGAACCTCTTCACCCACTGCCCGTGCTCCGCCCTGGCCACACACATGTTGCTAACCAGGATAGTGCATCCTGATGACATCAAAGCAATGTGTTAACACTCGTTTTCAGGTCCCTGTCCTGAACGCAGGCCCAGAGCAGAGCCACAGTCCCCAGCATGTGGACACCGCACCCACCATGCTCTGGGACAGAGCGTGTCGTCCAAGAAGCCGCTAGGTCCAGGATGGGCTGGGGCCACCCAAGTAGAGTTGTGCCTCTCTAGGGCCTCAAGGCTCACTCCCAGCACTGGGTAAACATGGTATAGTCATCCCTCAGTATCCGccagggattggttccaggacccctgcAGATACCAAAATCCACAAATGCCCAAGTCCCTTACATAAAATGGCGAAATATTTGCATGTAACCTACACATATCTTCACAGATACTTTAAACCATCTCTGGATTACTtacaatgtaaatgctacgtAAACAGTTGTTACACAGTACTATATTGTTCAGGAAATAATAACAAGACTTGAGGCAAATAACGCTCAAGAAAACACGAGTGCTGGAGAGACAGGATCCACAAGAcggcgggaggctacagcaggggacgCCGCACATTGCTGCATTCCCGCCAACTCAGTGGAGCGCTCACAGagtggcaaattcaagttttcctttttggaactattttttcccccaaatattttCAATCCGCCATTGGTTGAATCCACAGATGCTAGAACCGGGGATAGAGAGGACTGACTGTATTCGCAGTGCTGATAACACCGCTCCCCTCTGCATCCCTCTCCCAATCAGGACTAAAGGTGGAGGGGGATCCCCCACATCCATTCAGATGAGTCACTCATGGTGCTTCCTGTCAGGGTCCAAATTCTAACCTTCCCGAGGACTCTGTCTCATCACATCCACCAGGTGAGGGGTTGTCAGGTGACCAATAAGGAGCTCAGGCAGCTTGGCCCACCTCCTATGGCCCCCCAGGGCCCTCCCTAAGGCCAAGAAAATGCAGCTAGTGACCCCAGTTTCACCTCCTCCTGCTCTACTCTGATTCACAGGGGGAGCGGCAACACATACACCATACACCAAGAACAGGGCCAAGGAAACCAGACCCAGGGGTCCAGGCCCTCCCACCCGCACACCCACTGCAGTGAGGGGCCCAGGCCTTCCCACCCCCACGTCCACCACAGTGAGGAGTGCCGGCCCTCCCACCCCCATGTCCACTGCAGTGAGGGGTCCCGGTCCTCCCGTCCCCACGTCCACTACAGTGAGGGGTCCTGGCCCTCTGGCCCCCACGGCAACTCCAGTGAGGGGTCCTGGCCCTCCCGCCCCCACATCCACTGCAATGAGGGGTCCAGGCCCTCCAGCCATCCCGTTCACCGATCATTCATGACTTGCACACGCTCCCCCTCTGTGGCTCCCTCTGTGGCTCCGTGTCCACACAGAACCACTCTCGCCCCCCATGCCTCACAGAAGCCTTTCCCTGAGTGAATGTCAACACAAGTTCTGTCACCCAACTCTCCCAAAAATCCAATGTGACCACCCCATTCTACAGATGGAAAAAGAATCCAGGACCCTCGGCTTGAAGATGGTCAGTGTGAGCTGAGAACCTGGATTTCTGGATCCAGGGCTACACCAAGCCACACTTACACAGGATCATCCCAGCATCCTGACCGGGATGCAAAGGTGCACCAGAAACTGAACAGAGAACCTACTACAAGGAAGTCTCCAGTGTACTCCTTTAAATGGTGGACGGGTCCTCTGGTTCTCTGAAATAGCTGAGTTTATAACTATGTGATACATATCCAGGCCTCTGTGAGATTAGCACAGCATGCCAGTGAGGTGCACCACTACTCAGTCTGCCCAGCAGAAGACACACGGCTTCCAGAAACAGTCATCACACAAGAACTGTCCAACCAGGTGTCTAAGCTACAGCCAGGTGGCCTGGCAATCCTGTAGAATACGGGGACACGATGGAATACACCCTGACCCTGGAACTTGCTATCAGCTCTAACTGGCACCCACTGGCACTTGCTGACAAATGTAAGACTTCTCTCCCACCTAGCCTGCCAGCCCCCAGGAGCAGGACCATGCCGGGGCCAAGGGCAAGCTTCACACAGTCAGGCTTCAAACCCTCTTGTCACCTGActggggcgggagggagggggtaCTGTGCTAACAAACGAAGTGCCATCCCAAGCGCAGGGATCCAGAAGTGGCAAACAGCGCTCCGGCCAAAGGCTTCTGGGAGCAGTAGAGCCGAGACTGGCAGGGCCTGTCCTGCAGGAGCTGGACAGGGACTCGTGGCATCAGCCACACAGCCACAGCAGCAATATCCCAGGGCCGGCACATGTACCCAGCACAGGCCTGGAGCACAGACTCTCAGTCAGTGGCCACAGTTCAGCACCTGGATCGCACCGCCAATGGCGCTTGCTGGTCCAGCACAGCTCTGGTCTCTCCAAAGCCTCACTGCCATCAGAAGATGAACCAGAAGAGGGTGCCGGCCCCTCACCTGCTCATCCCACAGATCAGCCTGACCTCGCACTCGGCACTGAGCACACTGACCCCGGCTCCTGGTTTCAGGGTGAGGCCCCTCCATGTGCAAGAAGCCCCTCCCAATGCAACCTACCGCCAGCGTGCACACACTCACGCACTCACACAcatgcccccacccccccacccccctcccgCCGCCACACGAGCACACTCGCCCTGCAATCCAGCTGTAGATTGCCCGTGCCTTCCCCACTAATCCAGCACTCCCCAGACTGCAGGCCCCACCCACCCCTGGCGGAAGAGGGCGGCAGGAGCAGGCCAGTCCGGGAAAAGGCGAGACACACTGGAAAAGCCGGTCCAGTGCTTTGGTTTCAATGGTAACTGGGGAGTCACTGCACGTTTATCAGCACAGCTTCGGGATAATAACCCCCATCCCTCTACCGTGGACTGAAAGAAGGGCATGGTGACAAGGGACCCCTTGCTGCTTTACCCACAGTGTAGACGAGGAGCAAGTAGCATCTAAACATGCCCCTGGGCAGCTCTGCAAGCACTTAGAGACACGCATGTACAGACAAATGTCACTCAGGTAGACACACGTGCAGACACACACGAACAGATACTATACATGCAGACACGCGTAGATACACATATAGACACACATGTACAGACAGACACGCATACGGATGTGCTCACGTAGGTACACACCTGTACAGACACACGCAGATACATGCACCCATACAGATATAACACGGACAGATACTTATACATACAGACATGTACAGACACACATGTACCGACACGCATACAGATGTGCTCACATGGGTACATGCCTGTACAAAAGCAGCAGATATACACACCCACAGACAGATACTATACATACAAATGTGTATAGATACACatgtacagacacacacatacagatataCGTGCATACAGACATGCTCATGTAGGTATACACCTGTACACACACACGGAcagatactatacatagagatgCGCGTACAGATACACATGTACAGACACGTACACGTACTCATGTAGGTACACGCCTGTACagacacacatgcaaacacacatggAAATACACTATACATACAGatacacatgcagacacacatgtATGGATACACATgtagatatacacacacagacgTGCTCACATAGGTACACACCTGTACAGACACATGCAGGCAGATGCACCCACAGATACACTCACGTGCAtatactcacatacacacactcacacacacacacacactcggaGACGTGCGCACACACAAGTGGTCTCTGCCTCATAGCTCTCCAAAGCTCAAAGCCGCTAACTTCTCCCCACttctcagctctctctctccaaCCCCCCACCCGTAGGCactgttgtcattctcagcagtCGCGATGCCAATCCTAACATACTTTTCACACACACCGCACCGGCTGGTCCTGCCTGCCCTGAAGACACCTGACCCTCAGCCCCACAGTACAACGGGGCAGCTCACCTCCTGCCACAGCACCACCACCTGCCAGATCAGGCACTCACTGGACCAGAAACTCCACCCGCCAGGCCTCAGCCCGGTCTGGGCTGTGCAGCAGGCTCTCCTGGGGAGGCTGTCAGAAACACACATGGGGTTCAGGGGCCAGTGGGCCTGGGCTTCTCTATTGCTTAAAACATGGCTCCAGTTGAAACGCACTGGTTTCATTAAAAAACATAAAAGGTCTTGGACCTGAGGGTTTGAAGAGGTACTCAAGCTTATCAGCACTAAAGTGGGCCCGTGGCGGTCCACACCTGAGGTGGGTGCAGGGTGGGGGCCCCAGCACTCCCTTCTCACCAGCTTACACCCCAGCTCCTCAGAAAGCACCAGGACAGGGGCAAGGGGGCCTGGATGCCCCAGGGGGGTCAAGAGAGCCCAGCAACACAAAAGGGCAAAGGGGGCCTGAAGGAATTAACCAACTTGGTGATGTGGGTTCCCAGAGTCAGAAAAGGGGGTGCAGCCACACCTCCAGAGGCAGGGACAGGCATGGCATGAAGAACCAATGGCGATAATCTTGCTGCTAAGCCCAAGGCTTTGAATGCGCTTCATCCGTGCCTCAGAGAGCTGCACCTGAGGTGCCACCACGTCTGGGCTGGTCCTAGGACTGCCAAGGAGGGATCGTAAATCagactccctcccaccccccacatCAGGGAGCAGTGTGGGGCAGGTAAGTACAGAGCGTCAGCTTTCAGAGGAGGGGTTGGGCTGCTgtacaggaaaataaaacaaggcAATAGCgaagagaagacagaaaaaccGGAGCTACGGATGCCAAACAAACCATCCTGATGAATTTTCTCTGGCCCTGAGAAGAGCACTGCCAACAACGGGGAACTCAGTGATCAAGAACACTACCTCACATTCCCCTCCAGCTGTCTGAGGAGAGACAGGATACGTAACGTGTTTTTAAAAACATCCACCAAAATGATTTCAGTTTGTGAGTTTTTGCTGTGTAAAGTAACTGAAGCTCACTTTAACAGGACTGCTCTCACCACCCCAGGACGCCACGTGGAGGTGAGGTGCCTTCAGAGCTGCTGGAACGACGACATGGGAGAGCGGGGATAGGCCCCGGGTGGCAGGGCCGGGCACATCGCCAACCAGTCAAGCCCCTGCATGGAGCCAGGAGTGTGGGGTGCGTCCCTCCCCCGTTCCCTCAGGCTCCCCCCATGCTGGGGCAGTCGTCCAGCCGGCTGCCCGTGTACCTTTGGCGTGAAAGGTCCAGCCCCTCCGCCAGTACTCCTGCAGCTGGACGCGCTCCTGTTGGCCCAGGCTGCACACCTCTCTGTAGAACTGCCGCTCGATGTGGACGTAGGCTGCCGGAATGGCACCGGCCACGCCCTTGGCCCCAAAAAAGCCGTTCACCTCCGGTGAGGCCAGCAGGATCCGGTAGTCGGCCCGTGTGCCCAGGACCAGGTCCATGTAGGCCTGGGTCAGGTTGAAGTAGCCCGTGGTGAGGTAGATCCTGGCACCTCGCTCGGCCTCAGTCAGCAGAGTCTCAGTGATAATCTCGTCAATCTGGATCTCAAAGGGCTTCATCTGGATCAGCGGGTAAATCCAGGTGTCAGGGGCTGGCCTCCGGTCGCCGGCGGCAGCAGCGTCTTCCTGTGTCAGGAGGGAGTCACTGTGGAAGGTCTGGGCGTGCAGCAGCTGCTGGCGGGTCCGTGCTGAGTTGATCACATCCATGACCCTCTTGTTGGCAGCCTTGCAATAGGCTGCCCGGTCACCTGGAGGGAGATATGGGACAGGTGTGCAGAGGGAAGAGGGCTGACTCCCACTGGTACCCGAGACGTGATGCCACATTTTAGGGCTGTGTGACTAAGATTCCCTGAGCCTCTGCTGACCCACACTGTGGAATCCTCCTTCCAAGCTGTCCTGTCTTCAGGTCGTCTCCCTCCTAACCCCAAACAGCAACACTCATCCTTCACTGAGCACAGGGCCTTTTTCTCTCATAATCACCTCTGGCCTGCTAAGTTAGCCCAGGGACTGGCAAacgttttctgtaaaggaccagagagCAAGTatcttaggctttgcaggccaagaGGAAAAATTGAGGATAACACGTAGCTACTTACATAACAAGtgagcctggtggcgcagtggttaagagctcagctgctaagcaaaaggaaggcagtccgaatctaccagctgctccttggaaaccctacggggtagttatactctgtcctataggggcactatgagtcagaatcaactcgaaggcataaccagagtccctgggcggtgcaaatggtgaacacactcagctgctaacaaaaaggttggaggctcgagtccaccccAGAGGAcctcagtagaaaggcctggtgatctgcttctgaaaaatcagccattgaaaccctatgcagcacacttctactctgacacacacagggttgccatgggccaagctgactggacagcaactcgTTTACATAATGAGAGAAAACAGACGTTCACAGTTTTCTTattgataaaattaaatatataattacaaCAATAAAGTGCAACTCTCTGTATGACTGAAGTTACCAAACAAGAGAAGGGAATTCTTTTGTGGGGAGGATAACACTTCGCTTAATCGGGGCTCAAAGCCAGCATGCCCCATTTGCGGAATCAACTACGAATGTTCTTCTATAAAGGCCGCCCTCTGCTCTCGGCTCAAGCGGCTGGCTAGACCTGGCCTGCTGCAGTTTGCCCATCCGATTGAGACCATGACAACAAAGTACAGAAGCTGGCATGGTCCTTCGTCCAGAACAATACTTCCAGCAAACCTCAGGCCAAATGAACAAGAAATCAGCACCAATCTCCAGGCAAAGGTCAAATCCCAGAATAAGAGCGGGGACAGTGGGCAGCCTTCTAACTGGCATGGGaggcagggacaggaaaactgaggaCAGTGTCCAGAGAGGACGCCCGTCCCACAGCGCAAAGTGGAGCGAACCCACCCCAGGGATGGTGAGGCCTCCGAGCCAGGCTGGGTGTGGATGCGGGCAGCCCCCCACAGCCCACAGGAACCTGAGTTGGGCATGCTGACTGAGACACTCCTGTTCTCCGTGCACGGGTCAGAAGGAGATGATCTCCCCATGAGGTCCACACCTGGGCCTCCCCGCCATGCTGACCCTGCTGCAAATTTAGCAGTTGACCTTCCTAAGGGCCACCGGGCAGCAATGCCCCGGGGGCACCTGCTGCCAGGACTTGCCTGTTCCCTGTGAGCAGGGTGAGAGCCCCCAGCCTCCATGGAGCTGAGGGCACAGGGCCTGTGCACAGCCTGGCACAGTCCCTCAGCCAGCTGCTTCCTATAAGCACAGGGCAGGCCCAGTCACGCCCAAGCACAGAGACCCACAGCCCGAGCCCATCTCCCGGGGGCCAGGCTCACCCGCAGAGAGTGATTGACCATGAGTCCCATCTGCTGGCTTCAGAGACAAAGGCAGAATGGGCCTTGGTCACCCAAGTCTCCTGAGCCTGTGGCAAGGCCACTTAGGTGCCTCTCTGTGTCCCAACGACCTACCTTTGTAGGGGTGCACCATGCCCTCCACCACCTGCACCGTGTCATCCCCCTGTAGCTGCAGGGACACGTCCCCTACGGCGTCCACCAGTTCCGTGAAGAAGTCGGCCACCTCCGGGCAGTCCTGCAAGAATACGTAGCGGTCCTGGCGGTTGGTGAAGTAGGAGTCACTCAGGTTGGCGCTACAGGAGGGAAGAAGGCAGTGAGGACTCAGGCCAGGGTGAGCGACAGCGCGTCCTGGTGTCCCAGGCGTCAGGTTAACAAGCAGAGCAGAGGCTGACGAACTCAGACTAGGAGGCACGGAGCCACTAACATGGTTTCTGAGCAAGGACTAGGTGCAAGGAGCCGGGCGAGGGAGGCACAGCTGCCGCCACAAAGTGAGACCCAAAGCACAATCAAGCTGAGACGAGAGATGCAGATGCCGGAAAAGGTAACTAACCCCAGAGGCTGCATACCAGTGCCCATGTTCCTGAATCAAGAGGAGCTGCGTTTCAGTCCTGACTCTGCCTGACACAGGTGTTCCTCCTCCCCGAT containing:
- the PGS1 gene encoding CDP-diacylglycerol--glycerol-3-phosphate 3-phosphatidyltransferase, mitochondrial isoform X3, with translation MKGQIKIAKRRVVMASLYLGTGPLEQELVDCLESTLEKSLQAKFPSDLKVSILLDFTRGSRGRKNSRTMLLPLLQRFPEQVRVSLFHTPNLRGLLRLLMPERFNETIGLQHIKVYLFDNSVILSGANLSDSYFTNRQDRYVFLQDCPEVADFFTELVDAVGDVSLQLQGDDTVQVVEGMVHPYKGDRAAYCKAANKRVMDVINSARTRQQLLHAQTFHSDSLLTQEDAAAAGDRRPAPDTWIYPLIQMKPFEIQIDEIITETLLTEAERGARIYLTTGYFNLTQAYMDLVLGTRADYRILLASPEVNGFFGAKGVAGAIPAAYVHIERQFYREVCSLGQQERVQLQEYWRRGWTFHAKGLWLYLAGSSLPCLTLIGSPNFGYRSVHRDLEAQIAIVTENRALQQQLHQLHFSTPPYLVLEVFRKPRLPSSSKGCFAEATCTDWPVPCPEHARWSLGRG
- the PGS1 gene encoding CDP-diacylglycerol--glycerol-3-phosphate 3-phosphatidyltransferase, mitochondrial isoform X4; amino-acid sequence: MASLYLGTGPLEQELVDCLESTLEKSLQAKFPSDLKVSILLDFTRGSRGRKNSRTMLLPLLQRFPEQVRVSLFHTPNLRGLLRLLMPERFNETIGLQHIKVYLFDNSVILSGANLSDSYFTNRQDRYVFLQDCPEVADFFTELVDAVGDVSLQLQGDDTVQVVEGMVHPYKGDRAAYCKAANKRVMDVINSARTRQQLLHAQTFHSDSLLTQEDAAAAGDRRPAPDTWIYPLIQMKPFEIQIDEIITETLLTEAERGARIYLTTGYFNLTQAYMDLVLGTRADYRILLASPEVNGFFGAKGVAGAIPAAYVHIERQFYREVCSLGQQERVQLQEYWRRGWTFHAKGLWLYLAGSSLPCLTLIGSPNFGYRSVHRDLEAQIAIVTENRALQQQLHQLHFSTPPYLVLEVFRKPRLPSSSKGCFAEATCTDWPVPCPEHARWSLGRG